From a region of the Paenibacillus lutimineralis genome:
- a CDS encoding VWA domain-containing protein: MGVQFEHPLFLLLLIAVAVFAVYAFRSDFRLSGARRKWAIGLRITIAILLVLVMSGFHTFRMVYDKEMVFVVDRSASMPEGEPALGWMNEAVQDKNPRDNLGIVGSGLDAVVEKSLDTSWSANPGSKAAINPQFTNLEKGLQLAGSLFSGHGGGRIVLISDGEENVGDVHSAALLLRERGVTLDVLPSERKPVQDVAIESLKMPDKLYQAESFSFEVTVQSTFAGEGELRLYEDNEEIGRTKLTLERGENRVALQGLARKTGMHRYRAEVFASGDEQAANNVSYAFTRVTGSPKVLIVEGEASTSTNLENSLKSSLINYEVTAPGMLPLELAKYAGYDSIIFNNVSGEQVGGKQMELIEQAVRSYGIGFVMIGGEDSFGMGGYFKTPIEKLLPVSMELEGKREVPSLGLILVIDRSGSMEGDKLKLAKESAMRTVELLRAKDTVGVVAFDDHPWWVVEPQVLSDKEYVLSQINSIPSAGGTDIYPAVADATKKMLDVEAQRKHIILLTDGQSAGSSGYNDLLNTMLEEKITMSTVAVGEDADVRLLESLAEGAKGRYYYVQDATTLPAIFSREAAMISRTYVVNKPFVPALVQPGDWQSLFADGLPQIYGYVAATPKITAQTVLSSPEPDPLLARWQYGSGRTVAWTSDMTGKWSRDWVGWSRFAEIFAEMVKWTLPQFTASDYAVQTTVEGNEVRFEVHADDEALPGKLDAVISSETVPEQRVPLLQTSPGIYTGSLEVSDPGSFLVQLQGEEDGDGLRPNYGSGSGFVVPYSPEYSLASGNPPDKLAALAELSGGRVLSWDKPGEALNYRAAGYAEPHDWERPLLIAALLLWLADIAVRRMSLPWGRIAERLRPWRRRTGTSAAAAQSGPPAAVPDAGLARLAARKSRAAAFYGADGGDRQDRPAAAPAAPPQAKRGGQEPARPAPRAEVPASPPQEEAGRPQAGAGEAAPAGDALGRLLAAKQRGKR, translated from the coding sequence GTGGGCGTTCAATTTGAGCATCCCTTGTTCTTATTGTTATTAATCGCGGTTGCTGTCTTTGCTGTTTATGCCTTCCGCAGTGACTTCCGCTTAAGCGGAGCGAGGAGAAAGTGGGCGATCGGCCTCAGAATCACGATAGCGATACTGCTTGTCCTAGTGATGTCAGGCTTCCATACATTCAGAATGGTGTACGACAAGGAAATGGTGTTTGTCGTCGACCGTTCGGCAAGTATGCCGGAGGGTGAGCCAGCATTGGGGTGGATGAATGAAGCGGTTCAGGACAAAAATCCCCGTGACAACCTGGGCATCGTCGGGTCGGGGCTTGATGCCGTCGTGGAGAAGAGTCTTGATACTTCCTGGTCGGCAAATCCTGGCTCGAAAGCGGCGATAAACCCGCAATTTACAAATCTCGAAAAGGGGCTTCAATTAGCAGGCAGCTTGTTCAGTGGGCATGGGGGCGGACGGATCGTTCTCATTTCAGATGGGGAAGAGAATGTAGGCGATGTACACTCCGCTGCTCTGTTGTTGCGGGAACGTGGAGTTACGCTTGATGTACTGCCGAGTGAGCGTAAGCCGGTTCAGGATGTGGCGATAGAGTCCCTCAAGATGCCGGACAAGCTGTATCAGGCTGAGTCGTTCAGCTTCGAGGTTACAGTGCAGAGCACTTTTGCCGGAGAAGGGGAGCTGAGGCTCTATGAAGATAATGAGGAGATTGGCCGTACTAAGCTGACGCTGGAGCGCGGAGAGAACCGTGTGGCTTTGCAGGGCCTGGCTCGAAAAACCGGGATGCATCGCTATCGGGCCGAGGTGTTCGCCTCTGGTGACGAGCAGGCGGCGAACAATGTGTCCTACGCTTTTACGAGAGTAACAGGGAGCCCTAAGGTGCTGATCGTAGAAGGAGAAGCGAGTACGAGCACCAATTTGGAAAATTCGCTGAAATCCAGCTTGATCAACTATGAGGTCACTGCCCCCGGGATGCTGCCGCTGGAGCTAGCGAAGTATGCTGGATATGACAGTATAATTTTCAATAATGTATCCGGTGAGCAGGTTGGTGGCAAGCAGATGGAGCTGATTGAACAAGCGGTACGTTCTTACGGCATCGGATTCGTGATGATCGGCGGAGAAGACAGTTTTGGAATGGGCGGTTATTTTAAGACGCCGATTGAGAAGCTGCTGCCAGTATCGATGGAGCTGGAGGGCAAGCGGGAGGTTCCATCGCTCGGTCTGATTCTGGTGATTGACCGTTCCGGAAGCATGGAAGGAGATAAGCTCAAGCTGGCCAAGGAATCGGCGATGCGCACGGTTGAGCTGCTCAGGGCGAAGGATACCGTGGGCGTAGTGGCATTTGATGATCATCCCTGGTGGGTAGTTGAGCCACAGGTTCTCAGCGATAAAGAATATGTTCTGTCTCAGATCAATAGCATTCCGAGCGCTGGTGGTACGGATATTTATCCTGCGGTTGCTGATGCGACGAAGAAGATGCTTGATGTCGAGGCACAGCGTAAGCATATTATTCTTCTAACAGACGGCCAATCGGCAGGTAGTTCCGGTTACAACGATCTGCTGAACACGATGCTAGAGGAGAAAATTACGATGTCCACCGTGGCTGTCGGCGAAGACGCGGATGTGCGGCTGCTGGAGTCGCTGGCAGAGGGGGCCAAGGGGCGCTACTATTATGTTCAGGATGCAACGACACTGCCGGCCATCTTTAGCCGTGAGGCAGCGATGATATCCAGAACGTATGTGGTGAACAAACCGTTCGTTCCTGCGTTAGTACAGCCTGGTGATTGGCAGTCTTTGTTCGCTGACGGGCTTCCGCAGATTTATGGTTATGTGGCCGCTACACCAAAAATAACAGCGCAGACGGTTCTGTCCAGCCCTGAACCTGATCCATTGCTAGCGCGCTGGCAGTACGGTTCAGGGCGTACTGTAGCCTGGACTAGCGATATGACCGGCAAATGGTCGCGAGATTGGGTAGGTTGGTCGAGGTTTGCCGAGATTTTTGCGGAGATGGTGAAGTGGACGTTACCGCAGTTCACGGCTTCGGATTATGCTGTGCAGACAACGGTTGAAGGCAATGAGGTCCGTTTCGAAGTTCATGCAGACGACGAAGCTCTGCCTGGGAAGCTCGATGCAGTAATCAGTTCGGAAACCGTACCGGAACAGCGGGTGCCGCTCCTTCAGACTTCTCCAGGGATTTACACAGGCTCGTTAGAGGTGAGCGATCCGGGTTCTTTTCTAGTGCAGCTACAGGGGGAAGAGGACGGGGACGGGCTCCGGCCAAACTATGGTTCAGGGAGCGGCTTCGTTGTCCCGTATTCTCCCGAATATTCGCTTGCATCAGGGAACCCGCCGGACAAGCTCGCCGCTCTGGCCGAGTTGTCCGGCGGGCGGGTGCTGAGCTGGGATAAGCCTGGCGAAGCGCTGAACTATCGTGCGGCGGGCTACGCCGAGCCGCATGATTGGGAGCGCCCGCTGCTGATTGCGGCGCTCCTGCTCTGGCTGGCCGACATCGCCGTGCGGCGGATGTCGCTGCCCTGGGGCCGCATCGCGGAGCGCCTGCGGCCATGGAGGCGCCGCACTGGAACGAGTGCGGCTGCGGCACAGTCCGGCCCGCCTGCGGCGGTGCCGGATGCCGGGCTTGCCCGGCTGGCGGCGCGCAAGTCGCGCGCAGCCGCCTTTTATGGCGCGGACGGCGGCGATCGCCAGGATCGCCCCGCCGCCGCGCCCGCGGCCCCGCCCCAAGCGAAGCGGGGCGGGCAAGAGCCCGCGCGCCCGGCGCCGCGGGCGGAGGTCCCGGCCTCTCCTCCGCAGGAGGAGGCCGGGAGGCCGCAGGCTGGCGCAGGCGAAGCCGCGCCAGCGGGGGACGCGCTTGGCCGGCTGCTTGCAGCCAAGCAGCGCGGCAAGCGCTAG
- a CDS encoding vWA domain-containing protein: MGIALWSGLWFGLAIPVILLMYLFKRKYIDTTVSSHLLWNHVLRNIEANRPWQKLQNRLLLWLQLLAAALLVFALMAPYLWVQGGSKHTIVIIDASASMSTIWDEHAEQGADRAGDTGAESGKLGREAGSPGTQTGSELVQQQAGKTMTTGLAGKDVRQIGTISRMERLKGELSEFTASLSKKSELTLLKLGSKPEVLLSRESDRGKWKQAISALAVDYGVSAYRETLSLAAAMTKDDPEAQVVIFTDGRWMERSDDILFDVPVSIMTIGDAKSGNAAIEQFGVRSKETSGTVDGVGIVRNDGSDDLEAKLDLYGDDRLLASRQVVISAGQAVTESFAELPAAQVYRLALSPGDPYLLDNEAYAFQEQHAAPNVLLVSRGNLFLEKALQLAGASVIRMTPAEEDGDGAVTEPKLPEQTPDIIVADGIMPNYMQQGAWAELVSRTPLWTIGGTGDKLQLSSGELKLEDHPLTRYFSLKDSPTGFLHQAQVPEWAKTIMKIDGLPAIYAGSEAGTARLGFLFALEDSDLPLRPEFPILVHNAVEWLQSGRATGLGRAMVEAKVAIPVSADAKQGGWTPVSGYALLSKAADILAEVQDGSILAEQTAPAIPGLWRFMQRDVDGNELASYYLQTTASPLESSTQIVWPLQPAAAAQGGEQMEQSGTEVADGAGNSTAVQESESGQTARAGEGHGDFSSRHSLAFLIALLAFIVIFAEWGVYQRGRSI, encoded by the coding sequence ATGGGGATAGCGCTGTGGTCCGGCCTATGGTTCGGTTTGGCCATTCCGGTCATTCTGCTCATGTATCTGTTCAAGCGAAAATACATAGATACGACGGTATCGAGCCACCTGCTATGGAATCATGTTCTCCGCAACATTGAGGCGAACCGTCCTTGGCAGAAGCTGCAGAACCGTCTGCTGCTGTGGCTGCAGTTGCTTGCGGCTGCACTGCTCGTATTTGCGCTTATGGCACCATATTTATGGGTCCAGGGCGGCAGTAAACATACGATAGTGATTATTGATGCCTCGGCGAGCATGAGTACGATCTGGGACGAGCATGCGGAGCAGGGGGCCGATCGGGCCGGCGATACGGGTGCCGAGAGTGGTAAGCTTGGTCGGGAAGCAGGGAGTCCGGGCACGCAGACCGGGAGTGAACTCGTTCAACAGCAAGCTGGAAAGACCATGACGACCGGCTTGGCTGGAAAAGACGTAAGGCAGATCGGAACGATTAGCCGAATGGAGCGGCTAAAAGGTGAGCTAAGCGAGTTTACCGCTTCTCTGAGCAAGAAGAGCGAGTTGACGCTGCTTAAATTAGGCAGTAAGCCGGAGGTGCTTCTGTCGCGGGAGAGTGATCGCGGCAAATGGAAGCAAGCGATATCGGCGTTAGCTGTGGACTATGGGGTATCCGCGTATCGTGAGACGCTGTCCCTGGCTGCGGCCATGACGAAGGATGATCCGGAGGCGCAGGTCGTTATTTTTACCGATGGGCGTTGGATGGAGCGGTCTGACGATATTCTATTCGATGTTCCTGTCAGTATTATGACGATTGGAGATGCGAAGTCCGGTAATGCTGCCATTGAACAGTTCGGGGTACGAAGTAAGGAGACTTCAGGGACGGTAGATGGGGTTGGCATCGTTCGCAATGATGGAAGCGATGACCTTGAGGCCAAATTGGATCTATACGGGGACGACAGGCTATTGGCTTCACGACAAGTTGTGATTAGCGCGGGACAAGCTGTCACGGAATCATTTGCCGAGCTACCTGCGGCGCAGGTTTATCGGCTTGCGCTGAGTCCAGGAGATCCTTATCTATTGGATAATGAGGCCTATGCATTTCAGGAACAGCATGCCGCTCCTAATGTGCTGTTAGTCTCTCGTGGCAATCTATTCCTGGAAAAAGCGCTGCAGCTCGCCGGAGCGAGCGTAATCCGTATGACTCCTGCTGAAGAGGACGGAGATGGAGCGGTGACAGAGCCCAAGCTTCCGGAGCAAACGCCGGATATCATTGTTGCTGATGGCATTATGCCGAATTACATGCAGCAAGGAGCTTGGGCGGAACTGGTATCCCGTACTCCGCTTTGGACCATCGGAGGAACGGGCGACAAGCTCCAATTATCAAGCGGAGAACTGAAATTAGAGGATCATCCTCTGACCCGTTATTTTTCGTTAAAGGATTCACCAACAGGCTTCCTTCATCAAGCGCAGGTACCTGAATGGGCCAAGACAATTATGAAAATCGACGGATTGCCGGCGATCTATGCAGGAAGCGAAGCTGGTACGGCTAGACTCGGATTTCTGTTTGCACTTGAGGATAGTGATCTACCTTTGCGTCCCGAATTTCCGATACTGGTGCATAATGCGGTGGAGTGGCTGCAATCTGGAAGGGCGACTGGCCTTGGTAGGGCTATGGTTGAAGCTAAGGTCGCCATTCCAGTGAGTGCCGATGCCAAGCAGGGGGGATGGACTCCGGTCAGCGGGTATGCGCTGTTAAGCAAAGCTGCTGATATTCTAGCAGAAGTACAGGACGGAAGCATATTGGCTGAGCAGACAGCACCGGCGATTCCTGGGTTGTGGCGGTTCATGCAGCGAGATGTGGATGGGAATGAGTTGGCCAGTTACTATTTACAGACGACGGCCAGTCCGCTGGAATCGTCCACTCAAATAGTGTGGCCATTGCAGCCGGCTGCTGCAGCGCAGGGCGGCGAGCAGATGGAACAGTCTGGAACTGAAGTAGCTGACGGTGCAGGGAATAGCACAGCAGTACAGGAAAGCGAGTCCGGGCAGACAGCTAGGGCGGGAGAAGGGCACGGAGATTTTTCGAGCAGGCACTCGCTTGCTTTCCTGATCGCGCTGCTCGCTTTTATCGTTATTTTTGCCGAATGGGGGGTGTATCAGCGTGGGCGTTCAATTTGA
- a CDS encoding DUF58 domain-containing protein, whose amino-acid sequence MTAPLLPPALLPRLERLSLMSGRRVRGTAQGKRRSGSFGASLEFADYRQYSPGDDIRRFDWSVYSRTGRPFVRQYWDEQELPISLYLDVSASMDYRGAGGATTSGQAAGLHRETSTAEGSTNGSSLGGIVSQERGVSGDSKLYYAKQLAAAVGYIALAGSDRVQAYLFNSKVEASLPPLRSKAAAVKLFSFIQSVNAGGAGNMASALGSAQFMPRQPGMAWIFSDLWLEGGLEELRQSLEMLQAARQEIILVHILSREELNPRLSGDLRLIDIELGTGKEVAITGKVLEKYMAALERYTEGISRYCYERGIRYVMAPCDEPLETGIFETLRKTGAIGV is encoded by the coding sequence ATGACAGCCCCTTTACTACCTCCGGCTCTATTGCCGCGACTGGAAAGGCTGTCGCTGATGTCCGGTAGACGAGTCCGGGGGACAGCACAGGGCAAACGCCGTTCCGGCAGCTTCGGGGCGTCGCTGGAGTTCGCCGATTATAGGCAATATTCTCCCGGCGACGATATCCGCCGCTTCGATTGGAGCGTCTACTCCCGGACGGGACGTCCATTCGTAAGGCAATATTGGGATGAGCAGGAGCTTCCCATCAGCCTGTATCTAGACGTGTCCGCCTCAATGGATTACCGCGGAGCAGGAGGAGCTACGACATCTGGACAGGCTGCGGGATTGCATCGTGAAACGTCGACAGCTGAGGGTTCGACGAATGGGAGTTCGCTCGGCGGGATCGTCTCGCAAGAACGAGGCGTTAGTGGAGATTCGAAGCTGTACTATGCCAAGCAGTTGGCAGCCGCTGTCGGTTATATTGCCTTGGCTGGCTCAGACCGGGTGCAGGCCTATCTATTCAACTCCAAGGTGGAAGCCTCGCTTCCTCCGTTGCGCAGCAAGGCAGCAGCGGTGAAGTTGTTTTCATTTATACAGTCGGTGAATGCAGGCGGGGCGGGAAATATGGCTTCGGCGCTGGGCAGCGCGCAGTTCATGCCCCGGCAGCCAGGAATGGCCTGGATTTTCTCGGATCTATGGCTGGAGGGTGGACTTGAGGAGCTGAGGCAGAGCTTGGAAATGTTGCAGGCGGCAAGACAAGAGATCATACTGGTTCATATCCTTTCCAGAGAAGAACTTAATCCACGACTCAGCGGGGACCTGCGCCTGATCGATATTGAGCTAGGGACAGGCAAAGAAGTTGCTATCACCGGCAAGGTACTCGAGAAATATATGGCGGCCCTGGAGCGGTATACAGAAGGAATCTCCCGTTACTGCTATGAACGTGGAATCCGTTATGTCATGGCCCCATGCGACGAGCCTTTGGAGACGGGAATTTTTGAAACGCTGCGCAAGACGGGGGCTATTGGGGTCTAG
- a CDS encoding AAA family ATPase, with translation MPDTKEQATVWRETISTIREEIGKVIVGQEEVVEQLLWCIFAGGHALLEGIPGLGKTMLVRTIADTLELSFSRIQFTPDLMPSDITGTNVIRFGPQGTNEMVFQSGPVFSQIVLADEINRATPKTQSAMLEAMQEQTVTVSGETRRLPQPFFVLATQNPLENEGTYPLPEAQLDRFMLKINVNYPTPDELKQIVHRTTAAEQPHVVRQATAEQLLEIRQATKEILLADEVLDYGISLLMMTHPQEASAPESVRKYVSFGSGPRGIQSMVAIAKVRALCKGRWHVSTGDLAAVAVPTLRHRLFLNFEGQAMGISTDTLIEEIIAKLESSR, from the coding sequence ATGCCGGATACGAAGGAGCAGGCTACGGTCTGGAGAGAGACGATCTCTACTATAAGGGAGGAAATCGGCAAGGTGATTGTCGGTCAGGAGGAGGTCGTCGAACAACTGCTGTGGTGTATTTTTGCCGGGGGACATGCCCTGCTGGAGGGGATTCCTGGGCTTGGAAAGACGATGCTCGTCCGTACGATCGCGGATACGCTAGAATTGTCCTTCTCACGAATCCAATTTACGCCGGATTTAATGCCGAGCGATATTACCGGAACGAATGTCATTCGCTTCGGCCCGCAGGGGACGAATGAGATGGTGTTCCAGTCGGGGCCGGTGTTCAGCCAGATTGTGCTCGCGGATGAGATTAACCGGGCTACTCCAAAGACGCAGAGCGCCATGCTTGAGGCGATGCAGGAGCAGACGGTTACCGTCAGCGGAGAGACCCGGCGTCTGCCGCAGCCCTTCTTCGTGCTGGCAACGCAAAATCCGTTGGAGAACGAAGGGACGTATCCGTTGCCTGAGGCTCAGCTTGATCGCTTCATGTTGAAGATCAATGTCAATTATCCTACGCCGGATGAGTTGAAGCAGATTGTGCACAGAACGACAGCGGCGGAGCAGCCGCATGTGGTTCGTCAGGCGACCGCGGAGCAATTGCTGGAGATCCGGCAGGCCACCAAAGAAATTCTGTTAGCCGATGAAGTGCTGGACTATGGAATCTCTCTATTGATGATGACCCATCCCCAGGAAGCATCAGCTCCGGAGTCGGTCCGTAAATACGTTAGCTTCGGTTCGGGTCCACGCGGAATTCAGTCCATGGTCGCGATCGCTAAGGTAAGAGCGCTCTGCAAGGGACGCTGGCATGTCTCGACGGGAGATCTGGCTGCAGTTGCTGTTCCAACCCTGCGCCATCGCTTATTCTTGAATTTCGAAGGCCAGGCGATGGGCATATCGACCGATACACTGATTGAAGAGATTATCGCGAAGCTGGAGAGTTCACGATGA
- a CDS encoding phage tail tape measure protein, which yields MERGIGLETIYHQLEIVRQRLKWLRALDQARMGLLIGIACALVCLIAGRLWPIEAIWAYAAACLLLVPIVGGLWGWFAHVPNKLSAKTMDRLNQRGEAEDLMVTALAFAESDSQLARQQRLQAEEYGAAFISRLKSNLPLTRKPKWWIFVGLGFAVAAAFIIMPNPMNDVIDKHKQERQWVKAQVKEADQMIEQLESKSLDPLVKQALDEELQTLRQSLKESRAGEQSLEALENTMKKLQEMSDRLELQQQERSIWLDKWKANPSTGELANGLQQNDQEQAGKEMDKLKSDLPKLSPAEQKKLADELRGLSAEAPQHDEEAKRLAEALSKAAAALGEGNAQEVELAMEQLKQLVQENAGAAASRAQQLAEASELASALAQQGLGLAQDMSASGMAVADSWSMGGLAEQLASAGTGSAGGETGSDGSAGSDSASAGSSGSQSGSGSGGTGPAQGNGSSAGSGSSGAGTGSGNGNGAGSGSGTGSGGNGAGSGGSGAGLGSGGRNLITVPRDYKGSGNVQNDGGPTTGGQVQKGGKSPVFDGTSRPYDEVYSDYASEAKRSLERSELPQSMQGLVERYFMEIDPGS from the coding sequence ATGGAGAGGGGGATTGGCTTGGAGACGATATACCACCAGCTGGAGATCGTACGCCAGCGCCTGAAATGGCTGCGCGCATTAGATCAAGCAAGGATGGGTCTATTGATCGGCATTGCCTGTGCCTTGGTCTGTCTCATTGCCGGGCGGCTGTGGCCGATTGAAGCGATATGGGCGTATGCTGCGGCCTGCCTGCTGCTTGTACCAATTGTAGGTGGACTCTGGGGCTGGTTTGCTCATGTACCCAACAAATTGTCTGCCAAGACGATGGATCGCTTGAACCAACGCGGTGAAGCCGAGGACTTAATGGTTACAGCACTAGCGTTTGCGGAATCAGATAGCCAGCTGGCTAGGCAGCAGCGATTGCAGGCCGAGGAATATGGCGCAGCGTTTATTTCCAGGCTGAAGAGCAATCTTCCTCTCACACGTAAACCAAAATGGTGGATATTTGTAGGGTTAGGGTTTGCCGTAGCTGCTGCGTTTATTATAATGCCGAATCCGATGAATGACGTGATCGATAAGCATAAACAGGAGCGGCAATGGGTCAAAGCGCAGGTGAAAGAGGCGGATCAAATGATCGAGCAGCTTGAGAGTAAGTCATTGGACCCATTGGTCAAGCAGGCCCTTGATGAAGAGTTGCAGACATTGCGGCAGTCACTGAAGGAGAGCCGTGCTGGGGAGCAGTCTCTTGAAGCACTTGAGAATACGATGAAGAAATTGCAGGAGATGTCTGATCGGCTCGAGCTTCAACAGCAGGAGAGAAGCATATGGTTAGATAAATGGAAGGCAAATCCATCTACAGGAGAGCTTGCTAACGGATTGCAGCAGAATGACCAAGAGCAAGCAGGGAAAGAGATGGACAAGCTAAAGTCAGATCTGCCTAAGCTGTCACCAGCGGAGCAGAAGAAGCTGGCGGACGAGTTGCGGGGGCTATCCGCGGAAGCACCGCAGCATGATGAGGAAGCGAAACGGCTGGCTGAAGCACTAAGCAAAGCGGCTGCGGCGCTAGGCGAGGGCAATGCGCAAGAGGTGGAGCTGGCGATGGAGCAATTAAAGCAGCTAGTTCAAGAGAATGCTGGGGCTGCTGCATCCCGTGCCCAGCAGCTTGCGGAGGCCTCCGAGCTAGCTTCGGCCTTGGCCCAGCAAGGACTCGGTCTGGCTCAGGATATGTCTGCCTCTGGGATGGCGGTCGCTGATAGCTGGAGTATGGGTGGCCTTGCTGAGCAGTTAGCTTCTGCAGGAACTGGCAGTGCTGGTGGAGAGACTGGTTCAGACGGTTCTGCTGGCAGTGATTCAGCTTCGGCTGGCTCCTCCGGTTCCCAATCGGGAAGTGGATCTGGCGGAACTGGCCCCGCTCAAGGGAATGGTTCCTCCGCAGGCAGTGGTTCAAGCGGTGCGGGGACTGGGAGCGGGAATGGCAATGGTGCAGGAAGCGGAAGCGGGACTGGCAGCGGTGGAAACGGAGCTGGTAGTGGAGGCTCTGGAGCAGGGCTAGGTAGTGGAGGTCGCAATCTGATCACCGTGCCCCGCGATTATAAAGGCAGTGGAAATGTTCAGAACGATGGAGGTCCGACTACAGGCGGTCAGGTGCAAAAAGGTGGGAAATCGCCCGTTTTTGACGGAACTAGCCGCCCATATGATGAGGTATATAGTGATTACGCCTCTGAGGCCAAGCGCTCGCTGGAGCGGAGTGAATTGCCGCAGAGCATGCAGGGACTTGTAGAGCGTTATTTCATGGAGATAGATCCGGGCAGTTAA
- a CDS encoding ABC transporter permease, producing MNWRSILINPVLDKEFRLRMRTPRSAISLLAYVLVMGLIAMGIIYVSTSGGMGRSGSFDPMVSRIIFYALSFAQLIMIAFMTPALTAGVISGEREKQTLSMLLTTQQSSATIILSKLLSSLSFMTLLIVATMPVYCIVFIYGGVSPKQLVVVFLFYLFIMLLLGSIGIFFSTLFKRTIIAVIVTYGVGLVIFLGTGLIYLFAMAMTQVNYNSINPPEFSWIGYILGLNPGGALISIFEPSFSKTAFISRGGNMGTSAPIELWLEFIIVYSVVIVLMLWLAIRYIRPVRRRSKDFDMMEQNFPSEDSGNEGKIEPQQ from the coding sequence ATGAATTGGCGAAGCATATTGATTAATCCCGTGCTGGACAAAGAATTTCGGCTCAGAATGAGGACTCCTCGCTCGGCGATTTCATTGCTTGCTTATGTGCTGGTGATGGGGCTGATTGCGATGGGCATCATCTATGTGTCAACATCCGGCGGAATGGGCAGGTCAGGCAGCTTTGATCCTATGGTTAGCCGGATCATCTTCTATGCGCTGAGCTTCGCTCAGTTGATCATGATTGCGTTCATGACACCGGCGTTAACGGCAGGCGTAATTAGTGGAGAGCGTGAGAAGCAGACGCTTAGTATGCTGCTAACGACACAGCAGAGCTCAGCAACGATTATACTGAGCAAATTGCTGTCATCGCTCAGCTTCATGACCCTGTTAATTGTGGCGACTATGCCGGTATATTGCATTGTTTTCATATATGGTGGAGTATCGCCAAAGCAGCTTGTAGTTGTTTTTCTATTCTATTTGTTCATTATGCTGCTGCTAGGCTCCATCGGTATTTTCTTCTCTACCTTGTTCAAACGGACAATCATTGCAGTCATTGTGACCTACGGTGTTGGCTTAGTGATTTTTCTGGGTACCGGACTCATCTATCTGTTCGCCATGGCCATGACGCAAGTGAATTATAATTCTATAAACCCACCGGAGTTTTCCTGGATCGGTTATATTCTTGGATTAAATCCAGGTGGAGCGCTGATCAGTATTTTTGAACCCTCTTTCTCCAAGACAGCCTTCATTTCCCGCGGAGGTAATATGGGGACGAGTGCACCGATTGAGCTGTGGCTGGAATTTATAATCGTCTACAGCGTAGTTATCGTGTTGATGTTGTGGCTAGCCATCCGCTATATCCGTCCAGTTAGACGGCGCAGCAAGGACTTCGATATGATGGAACAAAACTTCCCGAGTGAAGATAGTGGCAATGAAGGGAAAATAGAGCCTCAACAATAG
- a CDS encoding ABC transporter ATP-binding protein → MIEINNLTKEYGSFHALESVNINIDKGTVFGFVGPNGAGKTTTMSILATLLLPTSGTAKVGGYDVVQHPHEVRKRIGYMPDFFGVYDQFKTTEYLHFYGASYGIPRGERDKLIPQLLELVNLSDKKDSYVDSLSRGMKQRLCLARCLVHDPEVLILDEPASGLDPRARIEMREIIKELKLMGKTIIISSHILPELAEMVDEIGVIEHGRMVAQGKVAEIQNRLRVKRVLHIRTLGQADNLGSWLRDEAYVSQVFVDATGVHIHFNGGDLEQSELLARMVSAGFKLISFNEAQTNLEDVFLEITKGGSGE, encoded by the coding sequence ATGATCGAAATTAATAATTTGACGAAGGAATATGGAAGCTTCCATGCTTTGGAATCTGTCAATATAAATATTGATAAGGGGACTGTATTCGGTTTTGTTGGCCCTAACGGGGCTGGCAAGACGACCACGATGTCCATTCTGGCTACGCTGCTGCTCCCCACTTCAGGGACAGCCAAGGTAGGCGGCTATGACGTTGTCCAGCATCCGCATGAAGTACGTAAAAGAATTGGGTATATGCCAGATTTCTTCGGTGTATATGACCAGTTTAAAACGACAGAGTATCTGCATTTTTATGGTGCCAGTTATGGTATTCCGAGAGGGGAGCGGGATAAGCTCATTCCGCAGCTTCTGGAACTGGTGAATCTGAGCGATAAGAAGGATAGCTATGTGGACAGCTTGTCCCGGGGGATGAAGCAACGCCTCTGCCTGGCACGCTGTCTCGTGCATGATCCCGAGGTGCTGATTCTCGATGAACCGGCCTCTGGGCTTGATCCTCGGGCGCGCATCGAGATGCGGGAGATCATTAAGGAATTGAAGCTGATGGGCAAGACGATCATCATTTCTTCACATATTTTGCCGGAACTGGCGGAGATGGTCGATGAGATTGGTGTGATCGAGCATGGCAGGATGGTTGCCCAAGGGAAGGTCGCCGAGATCCAGAATCGCTTAAGAGTCAAAAGAGTTCTTCATATCCGCACGCTGGGTCAAGCGGACAATCTAGGCAGTTGGCTGCGGGATGAGGCTTATGTCAGTCAGGTGTTCGTTGATGCGACTGGTGTTCATATCCATTTCAATGGCGGTGATCTGGAGCAGTCCGAGCTGCTAGCCAGAATGGTCTCAGCCGGCTTCAAGCTTATCTCCTTCAATGAGGCGCAGACGAATCTTGAAGATGTATTCTTGGAGATTACGAAAGGGGGAAGCGGCGAATGA